A window of Sutcliffiella cohnii contains these coding sequences:
- a CDS encoding amidohydrolase, producing the protein MNSNKVFQDIDKVYQDVIEWRRYLHKNPELSFQEHHTAQYVYDILESFGGFDLSRPTKTSVLARIKGASPGKVIALRADMDALPIQEETNLPFASAHEGIMHACGHDGHTAMLLGAAKIIKEHKDELSGEIVFIFQHAEELPPGGAKEMVEAGVLEGVDQVLGIHLMSTIPYGTIGIKHGSVTSASDTFNIVVQGKGGHASTPELTTDPLATGAQIVTGLHHIVSRSVAPLESGVLSVTRFLGGGQALNVIPDKVEIGGSVRTLNPEVRELMQSRITEVAEGIAKAHGAEANVTYTYGYSSVVNEKELTDKVANLLEANFTDKNIEWIDPMLGGEDFSAFSDEKPGCFIMIGSGNEEKGITFPHHHPKFDIDEEAMKDGLKFHVLAALTLSK; encoded by the coding sequence ATGAATTCAAATAAAGTATTTCAAGACATTGATAAAGTCTATCAAGATGTAATCGAATGGCGCAGATACCTGCATAAAAACCCTGAGCTGTCGTTTCAAGAACATCATACAGCGCAATATGTGTATGACATTTTGGAGAGTTTTGGAGGGTTCGACCTGTCAAGACCGACGAAAACAAGTGTGTTGGCGCGTATAAAGGGAGCTAGCCCTGGTAAAGTTATCGCTTTACGAGCGGATATGGACGCTTTACCGATACAGGAAGAGACCAATTTGCCATTTGCATCTGCTCATGAAGGCATTATGCATGCTTGTGGACATGACGGTCACACAGCAATGCTTTTAGGGGCAGCAAAAATAATAAAAGAACATAAGGATGAATTAAGTGGTGAGATCGTCTTTATTTTTCAACATGCGGAAGAACTTCCACCTGGTGGAGCAAAAGAAATGGTGGAAGCGGGCGTTTTAGAAGGGGTAGACCAAGTATTAGGGATACACTTAATGTCGACTATTCCGTACGGAACGATTGGCATCAAACATGGCTCCGTTACATCTGCCAGCGATACATTTAACATCGTTGTTCAAGGAAAAGGGGGACATGCCTCTACACCGGAATTGACGACGGATCCTTTAGCAACAGGTGCGCAAATTGTAACGGGCTTACACCATATCGTGTCCCGTTCAGTAGCTCCGTTAGAGTCTGGAGTTTTATCTGTAACTAGATTTCTAGGTGGAGGTCAAGCATTAAATGTTATTCCTGACAAAGTAGAAATTGGTGGTTCCGTAAGAACACTTAACCCTGAGGTTCGGGAACTAATGCAGTCAAGAATTACGGAAGTGGCGGAAGGAATTGCTAAAGCACATGGAGCTGAAGCTAACGTTACTTATACGTATGGTTATAGTTCTGTTGTTAATGAAAAGGAATTAACGGACAAGGTAGCCAATTTACTTGAGGCGAATTTCACAGATAAAAACATTGAATGGATCGACCCAATGCTCGGAGGAGAAGATTTCTCGGCATTTAGCGACGAGAAACCAGGTTGTTTTATTATGATAGGCTCCGGTAATGAGGAAAAAGGTATTACATTCCCTCACCACCATCCAAAGTTTGATATAGATGAAGAAGCAATGAAAGATGGCTTGAAATTTCATGTGCTTGCTGCATTAACTCTATCAAAATAA
- a CDS encoding AbgT family transporter translates to MAQISKKEKKSFFDRMLDSIESAGNKLPDPIVLFFILCGIVLLASFITSYFNVSAVHPGTGEVVAANNLLNGAGFADFVSSMVTNFSNFPPLGMVLVMMIGVGLAEQSGFFTSLLKRTVIATPKRIIIPSIILIAIVANAAGDAGPIVLPPLAATVLMAFGYHPLVGLVVAYASTLGAFCANLIIGMSDTLAAGFTQIGAQTVDPEYIANPAMNYYFLVVSALFLMLVSLWVTHKFTIPRFGTYTGELPQMEKVTDTERRGLKWAGIATIVFAIVIVAMLIPENGVLRNAETGSILANSPFMNGIVPLLTMLFFIPGLFYGIGAKTINNSKDFGDMLGKSMSTMGPYIVLVFAAAQMLAFFSASNLGPIIAIKGAEFLNDIGFTGVPLIVAFVIFVAFVNLLIGSASAKWAILAPVFVPMFMFLDYHPAFTQVLYRIGDSITNPITPMLPYLVLLLSFAKKYDKNIGLGTLISALFPYTIFFGIFWIILIVVWYLFGIPVGPEGPIYM, encoded by the coding sequence ATGGCTCAGATTAGTAAGAAAGAGAAAAAATCATTTTTTGATCGCATGCTTGATTCCATCGAGTCTGCCGGAAATAAATTACCAGATCCGATTGTGCTGTTTTTCATTCTTTGCGGTATTGTTTTACTTGCTTCATTTATTACGAGCTATTTTAACGTGTCAGCTGTTCATCCAGGTACAGGGGAAGTAGTAGCTGCCAACAATCTTTTAAATGGTGCCGGATTCGCCGATTTTGTATCGAGTATGGTAACGAACTTCAGCAACTTTCCACCATTAGGTATGGTACTAGTTATGATGATTGGTGTTGGACTTGCGGAACAAAGTGGCTTTTTTACAAGTCTATTGAAACGTACGGTCATCGCGACCCCTAAAAGAATAATTATTCCAAGCATTATTTTAATTGCAATTGTAGCTAACGCTGCTGGTGATGCTGGTCCAATCGTATTGCCTCCATTGGCTGCAACAGTATTGATGGCATTTGGTTATCATCCATTAGTTGGTTTAGTCGTTGCTTACGCATCTACGTTAGGAGCATTTTGTGCGAACTTAATTATCGGTATGTCTGATACACTTGCCGCTGGTTTCACACAAATTGGTGCTCAGACGGTAGATCCTGAATATATAGCAAATCCTGCAATGAACTATTATTTCCTTGTAGTATCCGCTCTATTTTTAATGCTAGTTTCACTGTGGGTAACACATAAATTTACTATTCCACGGTTTGGAACGTATACAGGGGAACTTCCACAAATGGAGAAGGTCACCGATACGGAAAGACGTGGATTAAAATGGGCAGGTATTGCAACGATTGTGTTTGCTATCGTTATCGTAGCAATGCTCATTCCAGAAAATGGCGTCTTGCGGAATGCTGAAACAGGTTCCATATTAGCGAATTCTCCATTTATGAATGGAATTGTTCCACTATTAACAATGCTATTTTTCATTCCAGGTCTTTTCTATGGAATTGGTGCTAAAACGATTAATAACTCGAAAGACTTTGGCGACATGCTCGGTAAATCAATGAGTACAATGGGACCATACATTGTTTTAGTATTTGCAGCTGCTCAAATGCTAGCTTTCTTTTCAGCTAGTAATCTAGGTCCGATCATTGCTATTAAAGGGGCGGAATTTCTTAATGATATAGGTTTTACAGGTGTTCCGTTAATTGTTGCCTTTGTCATTTTTGTTGCGTTCGTCAATTTATTAATAGGCAGTGCCTCTGCGAAGTGGGCAATATTAGCACCGGTATTCGTACCGATGTTCATGTTTTTAGATTACCATCCAGCCTTTACACAAGTGCTTTATCGCATAGGGGATTCTATTACGAACCCAATTACGCCGATGTTGCCGTATCTCGTATTACTTTTATCTTTTGCGAAAAAGTATGATAAAAATATCGGCTTAGGTACATTAATTTCAGCATTATTTCCATACACCATCTTCTTCGGTATCTTTTGGATCATCCTCATTGTCGTCTGGTACCTATTCGGTATCCCAGTCGGCCCAGAAGGCCCAATCTATATGTAA
- a CDS encoding MerR family DNA-binding transcriptional regulator, translated as MSNKGKHLTTGEFAKLCKVNKQTLIYYDQIGLLSPEVRNEKGYRFYSLRQFELFMVIDLLKDVGMSLHDIKQYTQHKSPDSFLTLMHQKKKEIEKMRQELEAKENLIQTKIKLMEEALQTDFSKITLEYFPEATLYLSRNIENTSDEEFVEVVSDFIDELYVSKLDTGFPIGVITTRDHIIKGEFTNYSYLYIEQPNAKEGFSYFHAVEGQFLVGYHIGDEKTIGHTYERLIAEIERLRLSLGEFIFEEYIYDTVVVNDKEQYVTKIMIQVE; from the coding sequence ATGAGTAATAAAGGAAAACATTTAACAACAGGAGAATTTGCAAAGCTTTGTAAAGTGAACAAACAGACGCTGATTTATTACGATCAAATTGGATTATTGTCCCCTGAAGTAAGAAACGAAAAAGGGTATCGATTTTATTCTTTACGTCAATTTGAGCTATTTATGGTTATTGACCTATTAAAAGATGTTGGCATGTCACTTCATGATATTAAACAATATACACAACATAAATCACCTGACAGTTTTCTAACATTAATGCATCAGAAGAAGAAGGAAATAGAAAAAATGCGTCAAGAGCTGGAGGCGAAGGAAAATTTAATCCAAACAAAAATAAAACTAATGGAAGAGGCATTACAAACGGATTTTAGTAAAATAACGTTGGAATACTTTCCAGAAGCAACGTTATATTTGAGTAGAAATATTGAAAATACATCTGATGAGGAATTTGTGGAAGTAGTTTCAGATTTTATTGATGAACTGTATGTCTCCAAACTTGATACAGGCTTTCCAATTGGTGTTATTACGACACGAGATCATATTATAAAAGGCGAATTTACGAACTATAGCTATTTATATATCGAACAACCAAATGCAAAAGAAGGCTTCTCCTATTTTCATGCAGTGGAAGGTCAATTTCTAGTCGGTTATCATATTGGAGATGAGAAAACAATTGGTCATACATACGAGCGGCTTATAGCAGAGATAGAGAGATTACGATTAAGCTTAGGAGAATTCATATTTGAAGAATATATTTACGATACAGTCGTCGTAAACGATAAAGAACAATACGTTACGAAAATCATGATTCAAGTCGAATAA
- the norA gene encoding multidrug efflux MFS transporter NorA, whose translation MKSYKVTLGLLLLNLFIAFLGIGLVIPVLPTLMRELGVTGTTVGYLTAAFALAQLIVSPFAGRAADKFGRKIMIVLGLFIFGISEFLFGIGKGIEILFVSRILGGVSAAFIMPAVTAYIADITTLETRPKALGYMSAAISTGFIIGPGIGGFLAEFGTRVPFFFAGAFGTIAAILSIILLSEPVRKKIDAPQALETKGGFKRILAPQYFIAFILIFIASFGLAAFESFFSLFVDHKFQFTPGDIAIIITGGAIFGAAAQILLFDRLTKIWGEIKLIRYSLILSAVLVYLMTVVHSYFAILLVTFIVFVGFDLFRPAVTSYLSNIAGDDQGFVGGMNSTFTSLANITGPIIGGMLFDIDVNYPYYFAAVILAIGIGITIIWKKPGLDAPKEAKASIVN comes from the coding sequence ATGAAAAGTTATAAAGTTACATTAGGATTATTATTATTGAATTTATTTATAGCCTTTTTAGGGATTGGTCTCGTTATTCCTGTTTTACCAACGCTTATGAGAGAATTGGGTGTTACTGGGACTACTGTAGGTTATTTAACAGCTGCGTTTGCGTTAGCGCAATTAATTGTATCTCCGTTTGCTGGTAGGGCGGCAGATAAATTTGGTCGAAAAATAATGATAGTACTCGGCCTTTTTATTTTCGGAATTTCTGAGTTTTTATTCGGGATTGGGAAAGGTATCGAAATTTTATTCGTTTCTCGTATTTTAGGTGGAGTTAGTGCGGCCTTTATTATGCCGGCTGTTACAGCGTATATAGCAGATATAACCACTTTGGAAACTCGTCCTAAAGCACTCGGTTATATGTCGGCAGCGATTAGTACTGGGTTTATTATTGGACCAGGGATTGGCGGATTTTTAGCTGAATTTGGAACGCGGGTACCGTTCTTTTTCGCAGGGGCATTTGGTACGATTGCGGCCATTCTTTCGATAATTTTATTATCTGAACCTGTCCGCAAAAAGATTGATGCGCCACAAGCTTTAGAAACTAAAGGTGGGTTTAAACGTATTTTAGCGCCACAATACTTTATCGCATTTATTTTAATTTTCATCGCTTCCTTTGGATTGGCAGCTTTTGAATCGTTTTTTAGTCTATTTGTCGATCATAAGTTTCAATTTACACCAGGGGATATCGCAATTATTATTACTGGCGGAGCTATTTTTGGAGCAGCTGCACAAATACTACTCTTTGACCGGTTAACAAAAATTTGGGGTGAAATAAAACTCATTCGCTACAGTTTAATCCTGTCAGCAGTCCTCGTGTATTTAATGACTGTTGTACATTCTTATTTTGCTATTTTACTCGTTACATTCATTGTCTTCGTTGGCTTTGATTTATTTCGCCCAGCAGTTACGTCCTATTTATCTAATATTGCAGGGGACGACCAAGGCTTTGTTGGTGGTATGAACTCTACGTTTACTAGTTTAGCAAATATTACGGGCCCGATAATCGGTGGTATGCTTTTTGATATAGATGTTAACTATCCTTATTATTTTGCAGCAGTAATATTGGCTATTGGAATTGGTATTACGATAATTTGGAAGAAGCCAGGTTTGGATGCTCCTAAAGAGGCGAAGGCTAGTATAGTTAATTAA
- a CDS encoding S16 family serine protease: protein MNKNEKMVTIPFLTMTFVYLTELYYYLFGYSSGVQFVTSLFFMSILLFIFTFLIKKTNIPKRAFVIPTLLSLLLLAYELPTILIDDVQYLVTSYSEPEEVIEETGIFILSINLAQITNVKNEQEVRKMFTYNGVKFFYEIMETTNFKRYTSKNKEIFRLLGLNRRDFDKMAEYVSTYINTNNPSVAEFLSREDSSGDSAGLALVLSGMIHQGDVQNNFPIGVTGAITKTGKVQWVGAIKEKIQVANEHGYAHIIVPHANLAEANEAKEALGLTIHISGVKTINEAIKVIENVNK from the coding sequence ATGAACAAGAATGAAAAAATGGTAACCATCCCTTTTTTAACGATGACTTTCGTCTATTTAACAGAACTATATTATTATCTTTTCGGTTACAGCTCAGGTGTTCAGTTTGTCACTTCACTGTTTTTCATGAGTATACTTTTGTTTATTTTTACATTTCTTATAAAGAAAACAAATATTCCTAAGCGTGCATTTGTAATCCCTACACTTTTGTCTCTTTTATTACTAGCTTATGAGTTACCTACTATTCTTATAGATGACGTCCAATATTTAGTAACGAGTTATTCTGAACCTGAAGAAGTAATTGAGGAAACAGGCATATTTATTTTATCTATAAATCTTGCTCAAATCACTAATGTCAAAAACGAACAAGAGGTTCGAAAAATGTTTACTTATAACGGAGTGAAATTTTTTTACGAGATTATGGAAACTACTAATTTCAAACGTTATACATCAAAAAACAAAGAAATATTTAGATTGCTAGGTTTGAATCGACGTGACTTTGACAAAATGGCCGAGTACGTTTCGACTTACATAAATACAAATAATCCATCAGTAGCAGAGTTTTTAAGCCGCGAAGACTCTTCTGGAGATAGTGCAGGTCTCGCTTTAGTCTTGTCTGGTATGATTCATCAAGGAGACGTACAAAATAATTTCCCTATAGGTGTAACAGGAGCTATCACGAAAACTGGTAAAGTACAATGGGTTGGAGCAATTAAGGAAAAAATCCAAGTGGCAAACGAACATGGATATGCTCATATAATCGTTCCACATGCAAATCTTGCAGAAGCAAACGAAGCGAAAGAAGCACTTGGACTCACTATCCATATAAGCGGAGTAAAAACCATTAACGAGGCGATAAAAGTGATTGAAAACGTAAATAAGTAG
- a CDS encoding class I SAM-dependent methyltransferase has translation MEYKGSTVYDQEDFLSNYMKRRSRKDSPNNAIEGPIIYELLGDFRNKKLLDLGCGDAAFGEELLSQGVAYYTGVEGSEQMVALAKFNVPSDNGEIHHDSMETYKYPTETFDIVTSRFSIHYVSNIKTLFQNIHKTLKDNGSFIFSVQHPLTTSSFISKQSGDKRGNWIVDDYFLEGERKEPWMEQIVVKYHRTIEHYFKALTSSGFTIVDLREGTPKRENFSNEEEFLRRQRIPIVLAFSCTKK, from the coding sequence ATGGAATATAAAGGTTCAACCGTGTATGATCAGGAGGATTTTTTGTCTAATTATATGAAAAGGCGGAGTAGAAAAGATAGTCCCAATAATGCTATTGAAGGTCCGATTATTTATGAACTCCTCGGTGATTTTCGTAACAAAAAGCTATTAGACTTAGGTTGTGGAGACGCCGCGTTTGGGGAAGAATTACTTAGTCAAGGTGTTGCATATTACACTGGAGTAGAAGGTTCTGAACAGATGGTTGCATTAGCAAAATTTAATGTTCCTAGTGATAATGGGGAAATACACCACGATTCTATGGAAACCTACAAATACCCTACAGAAACATTTGACATCGTCACCTCTCGTTTTTCCATACACTATGTTTCTAATATTAAAACGCTGTTCCAAAACATACATAAAACATTAAAAGATAATGGCTCATTCATTTTCAGTGTGCAACATCCCCTTACTACTTCTTCATTTATTAGTAAACAATCTGGGGATAAACGGGGAAATTGGATTGTGGATGACTATTTTCTCGAAGGCGAAAGAAAAGAACCTTGGATGGAACAAATCGTTGTAAAATACCACCGAACAATCGAACATTATTTCAAAGCACTCACAAGCTCTGGATTTACAATAGTAGATTTACGCGAAGGAACACCAAAACGCGAGAATTTCTCCAATGAGGAAGAGTTCCTTAGAAGACAAAGAATACCAATTGTTTTAGCTTTTTCTTGTACGAAGAAATGA
- a CDS encoding group-specific protein — translation MKKFYVASSFGNMEMVRYVSNEFIRRGYVQTYDWTKNERASTTEDLKRIGEEEKNAVMDADFVIVLLPAGKGSHIEFGIALGQGKRIYLYSQDGEVNNFETTSTFYHVPEVEICIGTVEELVETVTKEFSVR, via the coding sequence GTGAAGAAGTTTTATGTTGCATCTAGTTTTGGAAATATGGAGATGGTTCGTTATGTTAGTAATGAATTTATTCGTAGGGGTTATGTTCAAACTTATGATTGGACGAAGAATGAAAGAGCTTCAACTACGGAAGATTTAAAAAGAATCGGCGAAGAGGAAAAAAATGCTGTAATGGATGCTGATTTTGTTATCGTTTTATTGCCAGCAGGAAAGGGAAGTCATATAGAATTTGGGATTGCGTTAGGACAAGGAAAAAGAATATATTTGTACTCACAAGACGGCGAAGTGAATAATTTTGAGACAACGAGTACGTTTTATCATGTACCTGAAGTTGAAATCTGTATTGGGACGGTTGAAGAGTTAGTAGAAACTGTAACGAAAGAGTTTAGTGTTCGATAA
- a CDS encoding VanZ family protein — protein MKLNKERIINILVFLSFIIYAFNVLKETTGHLHIPPLTESYWSWEYNIQLVPFFFVGDLINQYNSSGFNWYFWNAVKLSFYNILLLLPLGVYLSIYKVSSMKRATFIIFLVSFAIELMQMLLSYFGYIFPRSFNVDDLILNTLGGVVGYFTFEQIKKFFYKIRGREG, from the coding sequence ATGAAATTGAACAAGGAAAGAATTATTAATATATTAGTTTTTCTAAGTTTTATAATTTATGCTTTTAACGTATTAAAAGAAACAACCGGACATTTACATATTCCACCTTTAACGGAGAGTTATTGGAGCTGGGAATATAATATTCAATTAGTACCATTCTTCTTTGTTGGGGATCTTATTAACCAATATAATAGTAGCGGTTTTAATTGGTATTTTTGGAATGCAGTTAAATTGTCATTTTATAATATTCTTCTACTATTACCATTAGGAGTATATCTCTCCATCTATAAGGTTAGTAGTATGAAGCGAGCAACATTCATTATTTTCCTAGTTAGTTTTGCTATAGAATTGATGCAAATGCTGTTAAGTTATTTTGGATACATATTCCCACGCAGTTTTAATGTCGATGATTTAATCTTAAATACTCTCGGAGGGGTCGTCGGGTATTTTACTTTTGAGCAAATCAAAAAGTTCTTTTATAAAATAAGAGGCAGGGAAGGATGA
- a CDS encoding TetR/AcrR family transcriptional regulator → MTKEDKRQKLIEAAYKVFSQKGFNNTSVKEVAQEAGITPGLVHYYFKSKEELLFAVQRDIQSKYHKHYDGEDTSTTEPLEVLKEIKTRVQNNPDWYRWRYELYSLGIKSESLQREVQSMMKLGRDSLSHPLQSIVKEPKEAEVMASILLACFDGLALQKMVDDEFDIDASYDMLAKLFESYLKKQ, encoded by the coding sequence ATGACAAAGGAAGATAAACGCCAAAAATTAATTGAAGCAGCATACAAAGTTTTTAGTCAAAAAGGATTTAATAATACATCAGTGAAAGAAGTCGCACAGGAGGCTGGGATCACGCCTGGACTTGTCCATTACTATTTCAAAAGTAAAGAAGAGTTATTGTTTGCGGTTCAGAGAGATATTCAAAGTAAATATCACAAGCACTATGACGGGGAAGATACGTCTACTACGGAACCATTAGAAGTGTTAAAAGAAATCAAAACAAGAGTACAAAATAATCCAGATTGGTACCGTTGGAGATATGAACTTTATTCTTTAGGAATAAAGAGCGAATCGCTACAACGAGAAGTACAGAGCATGATGAAGTTGGGAAGAGATAGCCTTTCTCATCCTTTACAAAGCATAGTAAAAGAGCCAAAAGAAGCTGAGGTGATGGCAAGTATTTTACTAGCCTGTTTTGATGGCCTTGCCCTTCAAAAAATGGTTGACGATGAGTTTGATATCGATGCATCATACGACATGCTAGCCAAGCTTTTTGAATCGTACTTAAAAAAACAATAA
- a CDS encoding serine hydrolase domain-containing protein has product MKKIIMLVGLLVFLFSPLSVLASVDKSEKLRAFLDEAVDQYNIPGASLAIIENGEIIFENNWGALSDGSTITGDTPFLIGSISKPITALATMMLVEEGRIDLEEPIETYLPSFTYKSESPISVRHLLNQTSGISAADGFEITDRASADWTISEAINQLSGVELVSEPGEVYKYNSANYTLLGGIIEAVTNETFSKYIQDHIFSPLQMDDAAADYERAVQKGLVPGYASWWGNPVKSDSLYDHAGAPYGYMSASTNDLVNFLQFMMDGGDLLSEESLALLTTHPGEVGKYGLGWHFSKTEHFPFHGGSTPHFRGELFFLPEQGIGAVLLTNKHHIMEDGNVYYIMDGIRSILNGEEPNLPAPSYLVQWVLLGILLVILLFTISHIIKLFRTKNPNKKLAYTVGSISIVLAAVLIPLFGLFIGTPWRTIKLFAPDIAFLTHCVVGVLGVYGVAAVILISVKSRKQV; this is encoded by the coding sequence TTGAAAAAAATAATCATGTTGGTAGGCCTTTTGGTATTTTTATTTTCGCCGCTTTCTGTTTTAGCTTCTGTAGACAAAAGTGAGAAATTACGAGCCTTCTTGGATGAAGCAGTTGACCAATATAATATTCCAGGAGCATCTTTAGCGATTATTGAAAATGGGGAAATTATTTTTGAAAATAATTGGGGAGCGTTAAGTGACGGTTCAACCATTACAGGTGATACGCCCTTTTTAATAGGATCGATTAGTAAACCAATTACCGCTCTGGCAACAATGATGTTAGTGGAAGAAGGGAGAATAGATCTTGAAGAACCGATCGAGACGTACCTTCCTTCTTTTACATATAAATCAGAAAGTCCGATATCTGTTCGCCACTTGCTTAATCAAACTAGTGGGATTAGTGCAGCTGATGGGTTTGAAATAACAGATCGTGCGTCAGCCGATTGGACAATCTCGGAAGCTATTAATCAATTAAGTGGAGTAGAATTAGTTTCCGAGCCAGGAGAAGTTTATAAATATAACTCTGCAAACTACACGTTGCTTGGAGGTATTATCGAAGCGGTAACGAACGAAACATTTTCGAAGTATATACAGGACCATATTTTCTCTCCACTTCAGATGGACGATGCAGCTGCAGACTATGAACGTGCCGTACAAAAAGGGCTTGTACCTGGTTATGCATCATGGTGGGGAAATCCAGTGAAAAGTGATAGCTTATATGACCATGCAGGAGCTCCATATGGGTATATGTCTGCGAGTACGAATGATTTAGTAAACTTCCTTCAATTCATGATGGATGGTGGAGACCTTTTATCGGAAGAAAGTTTAGCCCTCTTAACAACACATCCTGGTGAAGTAGGGAAATATGGCCTAGGGTGGCATTTTTCCAAAACAGAGCATTTCCCCTTTCACGGGGGTTCCACACCTCATTTTAGAGGTGAACTGTTCTTCCTCCCAGAGCAAGGGATAGGAGCTGTATTGCTTACGAACAAACACCATATTATGGAAGACGGAAATGTTTATTATATTATGGATGGCATCCGTTCTATTTTAAACGGTGAAGAGCCCAACCTACCAGCACCGAGTTACCTAGTACAATGGGTCTTGTTAGGAATTTTACTAGTAATCTTACTATTTACAATCAGTCATATTATAAAACTATTTCGCACAAAGAATCCGAATAAAAAGTTAGCATACACTGTAGGAAGTATTTCAATTGTTTTAGCTGCAGTCCTCATTCCTTTATTTGGCTTATTCATTGGAACTCCGTGGAGAACTATTAAACTTTTTGCACCTGACATTGCATTTCTCACTCATTGTGTTGTTGGGGTGTTAGGAGTATATGGAGTTGCTGCGGTGATTTTGATAAGTGTAAAGAGTAGAAAGCAAGTTTAA